Proteins from a single region of Choloepus didactylus isolate mChoDid1 chromosome 10, mChoDid1.pri, whole genome shotgun sequence:
- the PRUNE2 gene encoding protein prune homolog 2 isoform X7, translating into MASNSRTSSTEAVAGSAPLSQGSSGIMELYGSDVEPQPSSVNFIENPPDLNDSNQAQVDANIDLVSPDSGLATIRSSRSSKESSVFLSDDSPVGEGTGTHHSLLPGFDSYSPIPEGAVAEEHARSGEHGEHFDLFNFDPAPMVSGQSQPSSHSADYSPADDFFPNSDSSEGQLPTEPKGLDRMGTSMSNYSSSSLLSGAGKDSLVEFDEEFVQRQESPGDNSERNLNLTDFVQDESPSLERPRNIGKRIPPTPMNSFVESSPSTEEPALLSPEDMTQNAIDTGPTEPPQTRVRCSSWWGGLEIDSKNIADAWSSSEQESVFQSPESWKDHKPSPVDRRASDSVFQRKSLEFPKSDPWETEFGPPVLGSNGIESQTEESLQLQNLPTENSHLPNTSPQGTNHLIEDFTALWRSDRSPTAMPEPWGNPTDDSEPAAAGSFPAWSAFGKEHNTGALKNTWNLHPMSRETPSVRDPNEWAMAKSGFSFPSQDLVDNSSREPSEEAAPEIWGKKNRDPRDKTLLSRNPCSSLDQAWNSCEPPKEDQNGLVDPKIRGKAYEKVDSWNLFEESIRKGRSDILATWEDSFLSYKCSDYSASNICEDSAASPLDTNYSTSDSYTSPTFAGDEKETENKPFDREEGFESKDANSAVKEAEIPPQSPQEPLRNRISSGPGSLEMWALPHTNNSSDINAAHDPNLLPKEPTDMLPTEPMDKNIEDDVGESSQSSYEDPRMMQLYNETNRQLTLLHNSTNSQQTASDNLDLWNRVILEDTQSTATISDMDNDLDWDDCSGGMAIPGEGQAQGYIGEGSEPETRFSVKQLEPWGMEYKEANQVDWDLPASSEHKVTASNEYHVSNEESGQLIVSNIWDSIMRDSDMPSLMLPAPLYMTDSEQSKSTPETPSSSEKVKDSHIPDVLEASGASHSEALTPDPDSQVTWSGTPQSGTAALTTRLENPGHFAHSDPWEGHGYGQSESEKEAPGVRDRQRLGEEEVISCEVHSASGNSGKGEGDQQLSSPVVSVHREICDESGKISSLSVTSSLQAEEPEDLGEQEKGSYNLDSCDVQTGASTNDLQMDNIYETHPLNHRNPSEAPEVSCSINLTENESSCEMAPEKTEEDKILDPETVNEMPPHEFPQSLHIWDGPLESDVQVSYTSSEITENLEVKSTENSLPRASSLGNYDKESISSEYTHSSVSSPDLNDSSAASLSWGHVPSTQHQKENQDNWCEQNHQESELITTESQVEVITEMRDLEKSRVEEFEKNFDHKVPKFLEIWNDSADGESFSSLSSPETGKYSEHSEAYQEGNLMVSHLEKNMHDIPETVQPEDSKFLSKSSGSDDDSVIDEESAEKEATCQDAKSESKDWDSLNESNEFLATADLKIQEFSESVGISGPSGNENKCNTFSDDQQSSPDHWNFSPLKNTEIQLTTEDTEAKSSPETEKSGDTTWQISPQTEPKTENNSTLEMLGSPVERAKCWNDAFPPEGMPTESTFKGELCNSSGMLEMNSSVCHGVDPWGVPIQGDTESMETHCTNPFSDKHQSPFLDSDGENSCGQLWNIQPRQPDSVADQLTQLVILDQIKEKDPREQISMSSADDELTYETHAQEKCQDTRPSAWHQQDATFTHPDENECVSTVEGQETNWWEQEKSFTSETTNSDIASENVPVVDSSTQLIKKSSSGWNDSSPNEGPKGTFVPDLLHGSFQEGGQLASASPDLWTDAKQPFSLKADGENPDILTYCDHDSNSQASNSPDICHDYEAKQETDQHGSAWMEPEVESTELCCTEPKMIEEPSHEPRQESGPYHSGLCPENAIPLPPVSKQTNINDSSQPAAHKSSPEYSEIKGESNDTDLKASENGAWLSLAPALEPADKTISMTENMGTSIFVTHHEPVMDDNIPRISEGFSPGSPRDATALADCEQTFATESPAAVTDILLASDPCLDVSEAAFDHSCSVASGLNTSTGTIDDMSKLTLSEGNTETPVDGDAGKQDICSSEASWGDFEYDVMGQNIDEDFMKEPEHFVYGGDPPLEEDAWRQPLATYTPPFDLSYLTEPTHCAEKTEEAGSPEDESLGSEVAQILLSALPNRRGEENHAEAENRQPGSQLVELHIWEDTESISSPVRAGLNVELSPSNDVDWEVETDNSDSPAGGDIGTPNGANKELLDLEGEKIIPTKDPEQIKSEYREERCTEKNEDHHALHTDYILVNHEENAPQKPEVCEARESTSELEGSDKGSEVGSPGIQMASFPEFHEQKDHSVERMTSKDKKRSSPESPGQDQSWMVLGHGEVGDVSSEGGTSQLEAKGSGWCAKAREPASDPSLGKEPQTQVLREMKSQESLALEEVSSLDSQSRKTKLQAGAGPDVFTLQAVTHDNEWEMLSPQPSQKNLIPEMEMEEETEFPEPRIRKPRPNGLLSEDVGMDIPFEEGMLSPSAADMRPEPPNSLDLHSAHSQRIKLTAPNISLSLDQSEGSVLSDDNLDSPDEIDINVDELDTPDEADSFEYTGHEDPTTNRDSGQESESIPEYTAEEEREDNKLWRTVVIGEQEQRIDMKVIEPYRKVISHGEKREGCLSSPSPASAHSRHWLA; encoded by the exons ATGGCCTCCAACAGCCGCACATCCTCAACAGAAGCTGTGGCAGGCAGTGCCCCACTCTCCCAGGGATCTTCTGGGATTATGGAGTTGTATGGTTCTGATGTAGAGCCACAGCCCAGCTCTGTGAATTTCATAGAAAACCCACCAGATCTCAATGATTCCAACCAAGCACAGGTGGATGCCAACATAGACCTTGTCAGCCCAGATAGTGGGTTGGCCACCATTAGGAGCAGCCGTTCATCCAAGGAGAGCTCAGTTTTCCTCAGTGATGACAGTCCAGTGGGAGAAGGTACCGGGACTCATCACAGCCTCCTCCCAGGGTTTGACTCCTATAGTCCCATTCCTGAAGGGGCAGTAGCTGAGGAGCATGCACGGTCTGGAGAACATGGTGAACACTTTGACCTCTTCAACTTTGACCCAGCGCCCATGGTTTCTGGCCAGTCCCAGCCATCTTCTCATTCTGCGGACTACTCCCCAGCAGATGACTTCTTCCCCAACAGTGATTCATCAGAAGGACAGCTCCCCACTGAGCCTAAAGGACTTGACAGGATGGGGACCAGCATGTCTAATTATTCATCCAGTTCACTTTTGTCAGGGGCTGGCAAAGATAGCCTTGTGGAATTTGATGAGGAGTTTGTCCAGAGGCAAGAAAGTCCTGGGGATAACTCCGAAAGAAATTTGAATCTGACAGATTTTGTGCAAGATGAATCTCCTTCACTAGAAAGACCAAGAAATATTGGAAAGAGAATCCCACCAACACCTATGAATAGCTTTGTGGAAAGCTCACCATCCACTGAAGAACCAGCTCTACTTTCTCCAGAAGATATGACCCAAAATGCAATTGACACAGGCCCCACAGAGCCACCTCAGACCCGTGTGCGATGCAGCAGCTGGTGGGGTGGTTTGGAAATTGACTCTAAAAATATTGCAGATGCATGGAGTTCCAGTGAGCAGGAATCTGTCTTCCAGAGCCCAGAATCCTGGAAAGATCATAAGCCAAGCCCAGTTGATAGGAGAGCCTCAGATTCTGTATTTCAACGGAAGAGTCTCGAATTTCCAAAGTCAGATCCCTGGGAGACTGAATTTGGACCTCCGGTACTGGGTAGCAATGGCATTGAAAGTCAGACTGAGGAAAGCTTGCAGCTTCAGAACTTGCCCACTGAGAACTCCCATTTGCCAAACACTTCTCCTCAGGGAACAAACCACCTGATAGAAGACTTCACTGCTTTGTGGCGTTCCGATCGATCTCCCACAGCAATGCCTGAGCCGTGGGGAAATCCCACAGATGATAGCGAACCAGCTGCTGCAGGGTCATTCCCTGCCTGGAGTGCATTTGGTAAAGAACACAACACTGGAGCTTTGAAAAATACCTGGAATCTGCATCCAATGAGTCGTGAGACCCCTTCTGTGAGGGACCCGAATGAGTGGGCCATGGCCAAAAGTggattttctttcccttcacAAGACTTAGTGGACAATTCTTCCAGAGAACCAAGTGAAGAAGCAGCTCCCGAAATCTGGGGGAAGAAGAACCGTGACCCCAGGGATAAAACCCTTCTATCTAGAAatccctgttccagtttggatCAAGCATGGAATAGTTGTGAGCCACCAAAGGAAGATCAGAATGGTTTGGTGGATCCTAAAATTAGGGGGAAGGCATATGAAAAGGTAGATTCTTGGAACCTTTTTGAGGAGAGTATCAGGAAAGGAAGATCAGATATCCTAGCAACTTGGGAAGATTCTTTCTTATCATATAAATGCTCTGACTACAGTGCCTCCAACATCTGTGAAGATTCAGCGGCTTCCCCCTTAGATACCAACTACTCCACCTCTGACTCTTATACATCTCCAACATTTGCTGGAGatgaaaaagaaactgaaaacaagccGTTTGATAGAGAGGAAGGCTTTGAATCAAAAGATGCTAACTCTGCCGTGAAGGAGGCTGAAATACCTCCTCAATCACCACAGGAGCCACTTAGAAATCGAATTAGCTCAGGTCCTGGGAGCCTAGAAATGTGGGCTTTACCTCACACAAATAATAGTTCTGATATAAATGCTGCTCATGACCCAAATTTGCTCCCTAAAGAGCCAACAGATATGCTCCCAACAGAGCCAATGGATAAAAACATAGAAGATGATGTTGGGGAGAGCAGCCAGTCCAGTTATGAAGACCCCAGGATGATGCAGCTGTACAACGAGACAAACCGACAGCTCACACTTCTGCACAACAGCACCAACTCTCAGCAGACAGCCTCAGACAATCTTGACTTGTGGAACAGAGTGATACTGGAAGACACTCAGTCCACGGCCACCATCTCAGATATGGATAATGATTTGGATTGGGATGACTGCAGTGGGGGTATGGCAATCCCTGGTGAGGGTCAAGCACAAGGATACATAGGTGAAGGTTCTGAACCAGAAACTCGATTTTCAGTGAAGCAGCTAGAGCCATGGGGTATGGAGTACAAGGAAGCAAATCAGGTAGACTGGGATCTTCCTGCCTCTTCTGAGCACAAGGTCACTGCTTCCAATGAATACCACGTATCGAATGAGGAAAGTGGACAGCTAATTGTGAGCAATATTTGGGATTCCATCATGAGAGATAGCGACATGCCATCATTAATGTTGCCAGCCCCATTATATATGACAGATTCAGAACAAAGCAAATCGACGCCTGAAACTCCCAGCTCATCCGAAAAAGTTAAGGACAGCCACATCCCAGATGTATTAGAAGCCTCCGGAGCCAGTCATTCAGAAGCACTTACACCTGATCCTGACAGCCAGGTCACATGGAGTGGAACCCCGCAGAGCGGTACAGCAGCCTTGACAACCAGGTTGGAGAATCCAGGACATTTTGCACATTCAGATCCATGGGAAGGTCATGGCTATGGTCAAAGTGAAAGTGAGAAGGAAGCCCCTGGAGTCCGTGATAGGCAGCGCCTTGGTGAGGAAGAGGTGATAAGCTGTGAGGTGCATAGTGCCTCGGGGAATTCTGGAAAAGGGGAAGGTGACCAACAACTGTCTTCTCCAGTTGTATCTGTACATCGAGAAATCTGTGATGAGTCAGGAAAAATCAGCTCTCTCTCAGTCACTTCCAGTCTCCAGGCTGAGGAACCAGAGGACCTTGGAGAGCAGGAAAAGGGATCTTATAATCTGGACTCATGTGATGTGCAAACAGGAGCGTCTACAAATGACCTTCAGATGGACAATATCTATGAAACGCACCCCTTAAACCACAGAAATCCAAGCGAGGCTCCTGAAGTTTCCTGTAGTATAAATTTAACAGAAAATGAATCTTCATGTGAAATGGCTCCTGAGAAAACTGAAGAAGATAAAATTCTGGATCCAGAGACAGTGAACGAAATGCCACCTCATGAATTTCCCCAAAGCCTTCACATTTGGGATGGCCCTCTAGAGAGTGATGTGCAGGTCAGTTATACAAGTTCTGAGATAACTGAGAATCTTGAAGTTAAGAGTACTGAAAACAGCCTTCCAAGAGCTAGTTCCTTGGGAAATTATGACAAAGAGAGTATTTCTAGTGAGTATACACATTCAAGCGTATCGAGTCCTGACCTAAATGATTCTTCAGCTGCATCGCTTTCCTGGGGCCATGTACCCAGTACTCAGCATCAGAAAGAAAATCAAGATAATTGGTGTGAACAGAATCACCAAGAATCTGAATTAATTACCACTGAGAGCCAAGTAGAAGTAATTACTGAAATGAGGGACCTGGAGAAAAGCAGAGtggaagagtttgaaaagaaCTTTGATCATAAGGTTCCTAAATTTTTAGAGATTTGGAATGACTCTGCAGATGGTGaatccttttcttctttatctaGCCCAGAAACAGGCAAATATAGTGAACATTCAGAGGCATATCAGGAAGGAAATCTAATGGTTAGCCATCTGGAGAAAAATATGCATGACATACCTGAAACTGTGCAGCCAGAGGACTCCAAGTTCTTGTCAAAAAGCTCAGGTTCTGATGATGATAGTGTAATTGATGAAGAGTCAGCAGAGAAAGAGGCCACTTGCCAAGATGCTAAGAGTGAATCCAAAGACTGGGATTCATTGAATGAATCTAATGAGTTCTTGGCCACAGCTGATCTCAAGATTCAGGAATTTTCTGAATCAGTAGGCATTTCAGGACCATCAGGAAATGAGAATAAGTGTAACACATTCTCTGATGATCAGCAAAGCAGCCCTGATCATTGGAATTTCTCACCACTAAAGAATACTGAAATACAGCTTACAACAGAGGATACAGAGGCAAAGTCTTCTCCAGAAACAGAGAAATCAGGAGATACCACGTGGCAgatatctccccaaacagaaccAAAGACTGAAAATAATTCTACATTGGAAATGCTTGGCTCTCCAGTTGAGCGTGCCAAGTGCTGGAATGATGCCTTTCCACCAGAAGGTATGCCAACTGAGAGCACATTCAAAGGGGAACTGTGTAACTCAAGTGGTATGTTAGAGATGAATTCATCAGTATGCCACGGTGTGGATCCTTGGGGAGTACCCATTCAGGGTGATACTGAATCCATGGAAACACATTGTACTAATCCGTTCAGTGACAAACATCAGTCACCCTTCCTAGATAGTGATGGGGAGAACTCCTGCGGTCAACTTTGGAACATTCAACCAAGGCAGCCAGACTCAGTAGCTGATCAGCTTACCCAGCTTGTAATACTGGACCAGATTAAAGAAAAAGATCCAAGAGAGCAAATCTCCATGTCTTCTGCTGATGATGAGCTCACTTATGAAACACATGCACAAGAGAAATGTCAGGATACCAGGCCGTCAGCCTGGCATCAGCAGGATGCAACATTTACTCACCCAGATGAAAATGAATGTGTTTCAACTGTTGAGGGTCAAGAAACAAACTGGTGGGAACAAGAAAAATCATTCACCAGTGAAACTACAAATTCAGACATTGCCTCAGAAAATGTCCCCGTGGTGGATTCTTCCACCCAACTGATAAAGAAGTCAAGCTCTGGATGGAATGACTCTAGTCCTAACGAGGGTCCTAAAGGCACATTTGTTCCAGATCTTTTACATGGCAGCTTCCAAGAGGGTGGGCAACTGGCCTCAGCTTCACCTGACTTGTGGACAGATGCGAAGCAACCCTTCAGCTTGAAGGCAGATGGTGAAAATCCTGATATACTGACTTACTGTGACCACGATAGCAATTCTCAGGCCTCCAATAGCCCTGATATATGTCACGATTATGAAGCAAAGCAAGAGACCGACCAGCACGGCAGTGCTTGGATGGAACCTGAAGTAGAATCCACTGAGTTATGTTGCACTGAACCAAAGATGATTGAAGAACCCAGTCATGAGCCCAGGCAGGAATCTGGCCCGTACCATTCAGGACTGTGTCCTGAAAATGCAATTCCACTGCCTCCAgtcagcaaacaaacaaacataaatgaCTCGTCTCAGCCTGCTGCTCATAAAAGTTCTCCTGAGTATTCTGAAATAAAGGGTGAAAGTAATGATACAGATTTAAAAGCATCAGAAAACGGAGCCTGGCTCAGTTTAGCACCAGCTTTGGAACCTGCTGACAAAACAATCTCAATGACTGAAAATATGGGAACCAGCATTTTTGTAACTCACCATGAGCCAGTCATGGATGACAATATCCCTCGGATATCGGAAGGCTTTTCTCCTGGAAGTCCTAGAGATGCAACAGCTTTGGCGGACTGTGAGCAAACTTTTGCTACTGAGAGTCCTGCCGCTGTTACTGACATTTTGCTAGCCTCTGACCCTTGTTTGGATGTAAGCGAAGCTGCCTTTGACCACAGTTGCAGCGTCGCCTCAGGCCTCAACACTTCCACGGGAACGATAGATGACATGAGTAAACTGACATTGTCGGAAGGCAATACCGAAACGCCAGTTGACGGGGATGCAGGGAAGCAGGATATCTGTTCATCTGAAGCCTCGTGGGGTGATTTTGAATATGATGTAATGGGTCAAAATATTGACGAAGATTTTATGAAAGAGCCTGAACACTTTGTCTATGGTGGAGACCCTCCCTTGGAAGAAGATGCCTGGAGGCAACCGCTAGCGACATACACACCTCCCTTTGATTTGTCCTATCTCACAGAACCCACCCACTGTGCTGAAAAAACAGAGGAAGCTGGGTCTCCCGAGGATGAGTCTCTGGGGAGCGAAGTAGCACAGATACTGCTTTCTGCCCTTCCAAACCGAAGAGGCGAGGAAAACCATGCTGAGGCTGAAAACAGGCAGCCCGGATCCCAGCTGGTAGAGCTGCACATTTGGGAAGACACTGAGTCTATTTCGTCACCTGTAAGAGCAGGATTGAATGTTGAGTTATCTCCATCAAATGATGTTGACTGGGAAGTAGAAACCGATAATTCTGACTCACCAGCAGGTGGAGACATAGGAACACCAAATG GTGCCAACAAGGAATTATTAGACttggaaggagaaaaaataattccTACCAAGGACCCTGAGCAGATAAAATCTGAATACAGGGAAGAAAGATGCACAGAGAAGAATGAAGATCATCATGCACTACACACGGATTACATACTTGTAAACCATGAAGAAAATGCACCTCAGAAGCCAGAGGTCTGTGAAGCGAGAGAAAGCACATCTGAATTAGAAGGATCTGACAAAGGTTCAGAAGTGGGGTCACCAGGAATTCAGATGGCAAGCTTCCCAGAGTTCCATGAACAAAAAGACCATTCTGTAGAGAGAATGACttccaaagacaaaaagagatcATCTCCTGAGAGCCCTGGACAAGACCAGAGTTGGATGGTCCTGGGCCATGGTGAGGTTGGTGATGTGTCATCAGAAGGGGGAACAAGTCAACTGGAAGCCAAGGGCTCAGGGTGGTGTGCCAAGGCCAGGGAGCCAGCCTCAGACCCCAGTCTGGGCAAGGAGCCCCAGACACAAGTTCTGAGAGAAATGAAGTCTCAAGAGTCTTTAGCACTAGAGGAAGTCTCCAGTCTGGACAGCCAATCAAGGAAGACCAAGCTCCAAGCTGGGGCTGGTCCGGATGTCTTTACGTTGCAGGCTGTCACCCATGACAATGAGTGGGAAATGCTTTCACCACAGCCTTCTCAGAAAAACTTGATCCCTGAAATGGAAATGGAGGAGGAGACAGAGTTCCCTGAGCCCAGGATAAGGAAACCAAGACCAAACGG